ataattaaatcgaattaaaaaaataagaaaataatatgaaaattaaatcagatCAAATCAAAATGAGTGATGGTTACCCTACTCAAAAATGGTTACTCAACTATTttcggcgtttggacaaaaaacgccgctattgatcAGTATTAGTGGCATTtggaccaaaaacgccgctatttcttagtttttagtggcgttttagatAAAAACGCAGCTATTGAtcaatttttagtggcgttttagctaaaaacgccgctattgaacAGTTTTTAGTGGCATTTAGGCCAAAAACGCTGTTATTGTTCAGTTTTTTGCGGCGTTAATGTATAatctttgcggcgttttttgttcaaaagccgctaaaagcctgttttctTGTAGTGAATTAATGACATCCTATGAGGCTCTCTAAGTGTCCTGTTTACTCACATGTTACCTCCACTAAGATGTTAGATGACTTAAATGTGTCCCACTAATCACTACACTTCCatttaacaatgacacaaaaacacgattttcaaatttattagtggGAAAGTTTGTTTAATAAGGTTCTCGCCACAACAAGGAACTCGTTAATCCTTGAAGTAGAACTCTGCAGTATCGACGAAATTCAGTAAAGTATTTTGCCACGAAGTTACCAATCTTATTACGTCTAAGTCTCGCGACTTAGGTGGTCTTTACTAGCATAGTCTCTCAAAGTCTCTCAAACAATGCTACCTCGCCAAATAAGGGTGTGACAGATAAGTATACTTATAATCGTTGAAAATTAAAACCCCATAGGCCTTAACACCAAGGATCTCGAAGTTACTCTATAGAAGTTTATTATGAAAAATAATCtcaaaataacaatatttaaataaaaaaaattgagatttaacaacattataaataaaaaaaactcaaaataacatatcaaaataagTTACAAAAACTTTTCCAACATTTAATTTAGTGGTgagtatttttttaacttttaaataaattaaaattttctttgttttaaataTAAGAATCTTATTGATAGCTACTGAATTGTGATTGAAAACAATAGTCCAAAGGAATAATAGACATCAAcgttgaaaaatgaatttattatcttcaaattttataatttatttatatttattattgaaaaaatattttttatttatccgtTAACCATGGAAAGCGTAACATAAATATAAAGTTTTAATCAAAATGAAAGTATTATCTATACAAggtaatatatattaatgaaaatgaaaataatttcaacttagttttaattttttttacaaggtGAGATATATTATTTCGaaggtatttatatatttttttattttaataaatctaaaaagacatatacatataacaagaattataaaatttgaactcATGATATCATATATTCCACAATATTAACATTATCATTTCAATTAAAgctacatttaatttttataataatttttttataaatttagtccTGATTGTTTCTTGAGAAAGCTCAAAGAACATTTCATAACAACCACAACCAAACATCCCTCTCAAAAATCTTAGTTGCAataaataaattcatgcataCTATAAACCGTATTCAGTTCATGCATGGCATTGCGCAATAATTAGCTGACGTGgaataaactatttaaaaatgGGCCTGGACCCCACCCGCCGGCCCGTTTTCCTTCATAACTACTTCATATTTTGTCGTCGAACTCAACGAGAGACAGAAAAACCGAAAAATAGTGACACGGCAACCCTCACTCAAATCTAATCTCtcaaattaaaatggaaaatcattttcaaaattaaaagctTACGTCTGAAATCAAATCACGCCTCACcaggggaaaaaaaagaagaagcactGTCGTCGGGCATCGTGAGAGGAAAATGGGGGTGCCGCAGGCAATGGCTGCTTTGCGGGACAAAGCAGCGCTCGTAAGAGAGTCCTTGCAGAAGAGCCAAACCATAACGGAAAGCATGGTCTCCATTCTCGGTTCTTTCGATCACCGTCTCTCCTCTCTTGAGACTGCCATGCGCCCCACTCAGGTCTCTTCTCTATATTTCCTTCAATTACCACaacctctcttttctttttcaattttttgtttgATGGAGGAATTAagtgatttattattattattattattgagagAACTGTTAGGTTTTGATTCCAATAGTGATTTGCTTTCTTTGTTTTTACGTAGATACGAACGCATTCCATCAGGAGAGCGCATGAGAATATTGATAAGACACTTAAAGCAGCTGAAGCTATTTTGGGGCGATTCGATCTCACGCGCAAGGTTTTTCGTTTTTCTGGTTTTCTCTGATTTATCgctcttttgtttattttattaactaatctgAGATTAAGGAAAcgtaattattttttgtttattggATCCATTTGGCGCTCAGGATagatataatattttattcagcAAAGGAAATTAATTGGTCAAAACTATAATTCGAACGCTGTGTTGAGCTAGAAGAAGAAGTTCAATTTTAAAACGTGATTTATGTTTTAGTATTTTCCCGCAGCCAAACAGAACTTGTTTTGGAATTTTGTCACCATTCTCCCAATTATACCATATAGTTTGGAAATATGATGTCGTTTGTATTGTTAATGCTGATATTTGTACTTATACATACGTAATTTAGGCGGAAGCAAAGATTCTGAGAGGGCCACATGAGGATCTTGAGAGCTATCTTGAAGCAATTGATCAGCTGAGAAGCAATCTTCAGTATTTCACTACCcacaaatgttttaaaagtacATCTGGTATAATTACCCATGCCAATAATTTGCTGACAAAAGCTATCTCGAAATTAGAGGATGAGTTTAGAAACCTATTAACAAATTACAGGTTGGTTTTAAGATTTTCTGCATTATGCTAATATGCTTGGATGATTCTTTTAGAATGGGAAATATTAAAGTGTTCTACGCGTTCTTTGAACTTCAGCAAGGTGGTGGAACCTGATCGCCTTTTCGATGGTCTACCAGATTCATTGCGACCATCAGCAACATCACCTGGAAAGCGAAATGATAGCAAGAAAGATTCTGATAACCAAAAGAACTCAGAAAATGCTGTTTACACACCTCCGACTCTTATACCGCCCAGGGTTCTACCTTTGCTGCATAATTTAGCCCAACAAATGGTTCAAGCTGGTCACCAGCAACAGTTGTTCAGGATTTATAGGTGACACCTGTTTTTCATGATCTGATACTAATATGTTTATGTTTCTCCTTAGTGATTATAGCTTTTAACCTTCGCCGCTAATTGGTTTCAAAATTTATGTGTTGTGAGAAATATGTGAAGAATTATATTATTAACTCTTCTCTGCTGGTCGAGTCGaaagtttaaaatctttttttttttaatttaataaggtCTTGGTACTATTTGAGACTGGCAAGTAGCTTAAGTAATGATACATCAAGATTCTAGAGCACTAGAACTTGGCATGATAAATTACTTTATGACCAAAATTTCATATTAGATTTTTGCATATATAGAGCATCTcttatttttttggattttggAAAAACTTTGATCTTTGTTTGGGCTTCACCTTTTGGTGCTCTGGAATCTTGAATAATTGTTGCAAATGATATGATATTTCTAAATGCTAGGGATACTCGTGCTTCGGTCTTGGAACAGAGTCTGAGGAAATTGGGGGTAGAGAGACTTAGTAAAGATGATGTCCAGAAAATGCAGTGGGAGGTTTTGGAGGCTAAGATCGGGAATTGGATACATTACATGCGTATTGCTGTAAGGATTCGTGTAAAATTCTCTTCAGTGGTAGTGTTCTACTTCTGGTTCTTTTGGCCAACCCTTGTCATAATAATGCTTGAACAGGTCAAACTGCTCTTTGCCGGAGAAAAGAAAATCTGCGATCAGATACTTGCAGGCATTGATTCTCTCAGGGATCAATGTTATGCTGAAATCACTGCAAACAGTGTATCCGTACTTCTTAGTTTTGGAGAAGCTATTGCCAAAAGCAAGAGATCACCCGAAAAATTATTTGTTCTTCTGGATATGTACGAGATAATGAGAGAACTACAGTCAGAGGTATCATTAATTTTTTCTTGCAGCATAACCATTACAATAtgatgaattttctttttttgaaacaGTGTCAGTTTATTCCTTTTATTTGTGATAATCATATGAATGAGAAGCACACCATGATTACTTTATGTTCTTTTTTGTTCTTAATCCAttcaattcatgcataaattgcaactcaattggAAAAGGTTTAGGGTCAGATACAAGTTTATCTAAAACATTATTGTG
This window of the Gossypium hirsutum isolate 1008001.06 chromosome A09, Gossypium_hirsutum_v2.1, whole genome shotgun sequence genome carries:
- the LOC107889438 gene encoding exocyst complex component EXO70A1 yields the protein MGVPQAMAALRDKAALVRESLQKSQTITESMVSILGSFDHRLSSLETAMRPTQIRTHSIRRAHENIDKTLKAAEAILGRFDLTRKAEAKILRGPHEDLESYLEAIDQLRSNLQYFTTHKCFKSTSGIITHANNLLTKAISKLEDEFRNLLTNYSKVVEPDRLFDGLPDSLRPSATSPGKRNDSKKDSDNQKNSENAVYTPPTLIPPRVLPLLHNLAQQMVQAGHQQQLFRIYRDTRASVLEQSLRKLGVERLSKDDVQKMQWEVLEAKIGNWIHYMRIAVKLLFAGEKKICDQILAGIDSLRDQCYAEITANSVSVLLSFGEAIAKSKRSPEKLFVLLDMYEIMRELQSEIDYLFGTKSCTEMRESAQSLTKRLAQTAQETFGDFEEAVAKDATKTAVLDGTVHPLTSYVINYVKFLFDYKTTLEQLFQEFEESDTEAQLKTLTTRIMDALQTNLDGKSKQYKDPALTQLFLMNNMHYIVRSVRRSEAKDLLGDDWVQIHRRIVQQHANQYKRISWAKVLQCVTIQGVAPTGGGGILGGDSGSGISRAMVKDRFKNFNAQFEDLHMRQCQWNVPDSELRESLRLAVAEVLLPAYRSFHKRFGPMAESGKSPCKYIKYKPEDLERMLSEFFEGKTCVEQKR